A single genomic interval of Helicoverpa zea isolate HzStark_Cry1AcR chromosome 19, ilHelZeax1.1, whole genome shotgun sequence harbors:
- the LOC124639291 gene encoding AP-1 complex subunit beta-1, with the protein MTDSKYFTTTKKGEIFELKSELNSDKKEKKKEAVKKVIASMTVGKDVSALFPDVVNCMQTDNLELKKLVYLYLMNYAKSQPDMAIMAVNTFVKDCEDSNPLIRALAVRTMGCIRVDKITEYLCEPLRKCLKDEDPYVRKTAAVCVAKLYDISSSMVEDQGFLDQLKDLLSDSNPMVVANAVAALSEINEASVSGQPLVEMNAPTINKLLTALNECTEWGQVFILDALSNYSPRDAREAHSICERITPRLAHANAAVVLSAVKVLMKLMEMVSEDTELVSTLSRKLAPPLVTLLSAEPEVQYVALRNINLVVQKRPDILKHEMKVFFVKYNDPIYVKLEKLDIMIRLASQANIAQVLGELKEYATEVDVDFVRKAVRAIGRCAIKVEPSAERCVSTLLELIQTKVNYVVQEAIVVIKDIFRKYPNKYESIISTLCENLDTLDEPEARASMVWIVGEYAERIDNADELLDSFLEGFHDENAQVQLQLLTAVVKLFLKRPADTQELVQHVLSLATQDSDNPDLRDRGFIYWRLLSTDPAAAKEVVLADKPLISEETDLLEPTLLDELICHISSLASVYHKPPTAFVEGRGAGVRKSLPARGAATHDDAAPQPTVIPNQLHGESLIGDLLSMDIGGPPPAPAPTSNLDLLAGGLDVLLGGGPEPATTSGTTGLLGDIFGVSAAPASYVPPKQCWLPADKGKGLEIWGTFSRQNGQPRMEMTFTNKAMQAMSGFAIQLNKNSFGVFPVGGLSVGAVGAGAAADAPLALATTGPVQRMDPLNNLQVAIKNNVDVFYFACLIPVHILFTEDGQLDKRVFLTTWKEIPAANEVQHTLSNVTGTADSIAQKMTLNNIYTIAKRNVEGQDMLYQSLKLTNNIWVLLELKLQPGNPEATLSLKSRTVEVASCIFQAYEAIIKS; encoded by the exons ATGACCGATTCAAAGTATTTCACGACGACAAAGAAGGGCGAGATATTTGAGCTCAAATCTGAGCTAAACAGtgataaaaaggaaaaaaagaaGGAGGCGGTGAAAAAA GTTATCGCGTCAATGACAGTCGGTAAAGATGTCTCCGCTCTATTCCCCGACGTGGTGAACTGCATGCAGACCGACAACCTCGAGCTGAAGAAGCTGGTCTACTTGTATCTGATGAACTATGCCAAGTCTCAGCCGGACATGGCTATTATGGCCGTTAATACTTTTGTCAAG GACTGCGAGGACTCGAACCCATTGATCAGGGCTCTGGCCGTCCGGACCATGGGCTGTATCCGTGTGGACAAGATCACTGAATACCTGTGTGAACCGCTGCGGAAGTGCTTGAAAGATGAAGACCCGTATGTAAGGAAGACTGCTGCGGTCTGCGTTGCTAAGCTGTATGATATTTCTTCGAGCATGGTGGAAGATCAG GGCTTCTTAGACCAGCTGAAGGATTTACTGAGTGACTCCAACCCTATGGTGGTCGCGAACGCCGTTGCCGCTCTCTCGGAGATCAATGAAGCTAGCGTGTCGGGACAACCTCTTGTTG AGATGAACGCGCCGACCATAAACAAGCTATTGACAGCGCTCAACGAATGCACGGAGTGGGGACAAGTGTTTATATTAGACGCCCTGTCTAACTACTCGCCGAGAGATGCGAGGGAAGCTCATTCTATTTGTGAGAGAATCACCCCCAGGCTTGCTCATGCTAATGCTGCAGTTGTGCTGTCCGCTGTTAAG GTGCTGATGAAGCTGATGGAGATGGTGTCGGAGGACACGGAGCTGGTGAGCACGCTGTCGCGCAAGCTGGCGCCGCCGCTCGTGACGCTGCTGAGCGCCGAGCCCGAGGTGCAGTACGTGGCGCTCAGGAACATCAACCTCGTCGTGCAGAAGCGCCCCGACATACTCAAGCATGAGATGAAG GTGTTCTTCGTGAAATACAACGACCCTATCTACGTGAAACTCGAGAAGCTAGACATTATGATCCGGCTGGCCTCGCAGGCGAACATCGCTCAAGTGCTCGGCGAGCTCAAGGAGTACGCTACGGAGGTGGATGTGGACTTCGTTAGAAAGGCTGTGAGGGCTATTGGTAGATGTGCTATTAAG GTGGAACCATCAGCCGAGCGTTGTGTATCAACTCTTCTGGAACTCATCCAAACCAAAGTGAACTACGTGGTACAAGAAGCCATCGTGGTGATCAAGGATATCTTCCGCAAGTACCCCAACAAGTACGAGAGCATCATCAGCACGCTGTGTGAGAACCTTGATACCTTGGACGAGCCTGAAGCCAGGGCTTCCATG GTATGGATAGTGGGCGAGTACGCGGAACGTATCGACAACGCGGACGAGCTGCTCGACTCCTTCCTCGAGGGCTTCCACGACGAAAACGCACAG GTACAACTACAATTGCTGACAGCGGTGGTAAAGCTGTTCCTCAAGCGGCCGGCAGACACGCAGGAGCTGGTGCAGCACGTGCTGAGCCTCGCCACACAGGACTCTGACAACCCTGACCTCAG GGACCGCGGTTTCATCTACTGGCGTCTCCTCTCAACGGACCCGGCAGCTGCCAAGGAGGTAGTCCTGGCTGACAAACCCCTCATCTCTGAGGAGACCGACCTTCTGGAGCCTACACTCTTGGATGAGCTCATCTGTCACATCAGCTCGTTGGCCTCCGTGTACCATAAGCCGCCCACCGCTTTTGTTGAAG GTCGCGGCGCGGGAGTGCGCAAGTCCCTCCCCGCGCGCGGCGCCGCCACGCACGACGACGCGGCGCCGCAGCCCACCGTCATACCCAACCAGCTGCACGGG gaATCCCTCATCGGTGACCTGTTGTCTATGGACATCGGCGGTCCCCCTCCCGCCCCCGCACCTACCTCCAACCTGGACCTGTTGGCTGGCGGACTCGATGTACTT TTGGGCGGCGGTCCCGAGCCGGCGACGACGTCGGGCACGACGGGTCTGCTGGGCGACATCTTCGGCGTCAGCGCAGCGCCCGCCTCCTACGTGCCGCCCAAGCAGTGCTGGCTGCCCGCTGACAAGGGGAAAG GTCTGGAGATCTGGGGTACGTTCAGCCGACAGAATGGACAGCCGCGCATGGAGATGACGTTCACTAACAAGGCCATGCAAGCCATGAGCGGGTTCGCCATACAACTTAACAAGAACAG TTTCGGCGTGTTCCCCGTGGGCGGGCTGAGCGTGGGCGCggtgggcgcgggcgcggcggccgaCGCGCCGCTCGCGCTCGCCACCACCGGGCCCGTGCAGCGCATGGACCCGCTCAACAACctgcag GTAGCGATAAAGAACAACGTGGACGTATTCTACTTCGCGTGCCTCATCCCAGTTCACATCCTCTTCACTGAAGACGGACAGCTAGACAAGCGAGTGTTCCTCACCACATGGAAGGAAATACCGGCCGCCAACGAGGTCCAGCACACACTCTCTAACGTCACTGGGACCGCTGACTCCATCGCACAGAAAATGACCTTGAATAACATCTACACTATAGCTAAACGAAACGTTGAAGGTCAAGACATGCTCTACCAGTCGCTAAAACTCACAAACAACATTTGGGTGCTTCTAGAATTAAAACTTCAGCCTGGCAACCCAGAAGCTACTCTCAGTCTAAAATCCAGGACGGTCGAAGTCGCCTCTTGCATATTCCAAGCTTACGAAGCCATTATCAAGTCGTAA